The following coding sequences lie in one Rutidosis leptorrhynchoides isolate AG116_Rl617_1_P2 chromosome 4, CSIRO_AGI_Rlap_v1, whole genome shotgun sequence genomic window:
- the LOC139841687 gene encoding UDP-glycosyltransferase 87A2-like produces the protein MCCHVVAIPYPGRGHINPLMNLCKLIALRRPLDFIITFIVTEEWLGIIGSEPKPDNIRFATIPNVIPSEVNRAADFPGFLRATQTNMVDPVKQLLDTMKVPISVVIYDIYLKWVTNLGSQLNIPVAALFPMSATVFSMSYHYNLLVQNGHVGSNYSEKGEEIIDYLPGVPPIRVADLVTSFNGKGKEVLPLALEAILMAAKTQFLLFVSIYELESRVIDVLRSEFPIPVYAIGPAIPYFKLPSVQNDQNPPDYIKWLDKQPGESVLYISQGSFLSVSNAQLEEIIEGVHESGVRYMWIARGETSRFKHENDEKGIVIPWCDQLRVLSHGSIGAFWSHCGWSSTKEGAFCGVPMLTFPIFWDQVPNSKMIVEDWKIGKRVMIEEGVLVTREVIIKLVKSFMDVESEEGKEMRKRAKEISTICRRAMEEGGSAQIDIDSFVNDIATSHYH, from the exons ATGTGCTGCCACGTGGTCGCCATACCGTACCCCGGCCGCGGCCACATCAACCCCCTGATGAATCTTTGCAAGCTAATCGCTCTTCGCCGCCCTTTAGATTTTATCATAACGTTCATTGTAACCGAAGAATGGTTAGGAATCATTGGGTCCGAGCCCAAACCGGATAACATCCGGTTCGCTACCATTCCCAATGTCATCCCATCTGAAGTGAACCGGGCTGCTGATTTCCCGGGTTTTTTGAGGGCCACACAAACGAATATGGTAGATCCGGTCAAGCAACTTCTTGACACGATGAAGGTTCCTATAAGTGTAGTTATATATGATATTTATCTTAAATGGGTAACGAATTTAGGGAGTCAACTGAATATTCCTGTAGCCGCATTGTTTCCTATGTCGGCTACTGTATTCTCCATGTCATATCATTATAATCTCCTCGTACAAAATGGTCATGTCGGAAGTAACTATTCAG AAAAGGGTGAAGAAATAATAGATTACTTACCTGGAGTCCCTCCAATTCGTGTGGCTGATCTTGTCACAAGTTTCAATGGCAAAGGCAAAGAAGTTTTGCCACTAGCTTTAGAAGCCATTTTAATGGCAGCCAAAACTCAATTTCTTCTTTTCGTTTCAATTTACGAGCTTGAATCCCGTGTCATCGATGTTTTAAGATCCGAGTTTCCCATACCTGTTTACGCCATAGGACCCGCAATACCTTACTTTAAGTTGCCGAGCGTGCAAAATGACCAAAATCCCCCTGACTACATCAAGTGGTTAGACAAGCAACCGGGGGAGTCGGTGTTATACATTTCACAAGGGAGCTTTCTATCGGTCTCAAACGCCCAACTTGAAGAAATCATTGAGGGCGTGCACGAGAGTGGGGTAAGGTACATGTGGATTGCACGTGGAGAAACGTCTCGGTTCAAACACGAAAATGATGAAAAGGGGATAGTTATACCTTGGTGTGATCAATTAAGAGTATTAAGTCATGGTTCTATAGGGGCATTTTGGTCACATTGTGGGTGGAGTTCGACGAAAGAAGGTGCATTTTGTGGGGTGCCAATGCTTACTTTTCCAATATTTTGGGATCAAGTTCCTAATAGTAAGATGATTGTTGAAGATTGGAAAATAGGGAAAAGGGTGATGATCGAAGAGGGTGTTTTGGTCACTCGAGAAGTAATTATAAAACTCGTAAAAAGTTTTATGGACGTGGAAAGCGAAGAGGGAAAAGAGATGAGAAAACGAGCGAAAGAAATTAGCACGATTTGTCGACGAGCAATGGAAGAAGGAGGCTCGGCTCAAATAGATATTGATTCATTCGTTAACGACATTGCTACGAGTCATTATCATTAG